The Engraulis encrasicolus isolate BLACKSEA-1 chromosome 11, IST_EnEncr_1.0, whole genome shotgun sequence nucleotide sequence TGCCGGTTGTTGATCTGGACAAGGAGTTGAACCTCCCCGGTCACTGGAACATCGCCTGGCCCAACCCCCAACAGCGTCTTCACCGTGGATGGCTGAAGTGGAGGCCTAACTTCCGGGTGAATGACATTGTAGCAGCGCAAGGGAAGCACACTCCTCCGTGCCCCGCTGTCCAGGACAGCACAGACGTCCAACTCATACATCATCAAATGGATGCTCATTTCTTGACCGTGGGTTTTGAAATGGAGGACAGTAGGCTCGGAGCCCTCGCGGGAGGCATTTGTGTACTGGCGAGTCGCCCGGTTCGTTTTCCTGGGAGAGGGACAATGTCTCTGAATGTGCCCGATGCCTGAGCAGTTGTGGCAGCGAATCTCCTCCCATTtagcatttttaaatgttttacggGGGGCTGCTTGATGAAAGTCATGGCTAACAGGCCTACTGTTGACCCCTGGAATGGCTGTGAGGATATCAGTCTCCCCGCTTTCCACTCTTTCTCTGACCATAGCGGTGGTACGAGGTTTTCCTTCGGGAAGGACCCGGGCCCCCGAGTGCATAAGGGCGGTGACATGTGACGCTGCTCGTTTAGTGGTTTCATAGCGGTGGGCAATGTCATAGGCTTTAGCTATGGTCTGGGGTCGTTTTTCTAGCAGCTTTTGCACAATCTCTGCGTCCCCTATGGCATGGGTGAAAACTTCAACGCCTATTAGGTCTTGCTCTTCCTCAGTCCTATCACAATATGCCACTGACACTTTGCCATATATATCGTCCCTTAACGAATGGAGGGCTTCGCCAGGCTTGCGAATGCGTTGTCTTAATTCAATAGCTACAGCAGCCGCATGCTCTGATGAGGGGCCATACGCATTCTCAACTTCCTCCACTAGGCGGCGATAGTCCCACTGAGTGGACCGGGGGTTCTTATGCACAATTGCCCCTGCGGCGCCCACTAGACAGAACTTTAACTGGATGGCCTTAGTCTTTTCCGTCCAGTGATTTGCTTTGGCGCAGCTCTCAAAACGGTGTTTGAACTCTGTCCATGGCGTGGTGCCATCATACTGGCCAGGACGGAGGGTGGGGATTCTTTCCCTAGTATCATTGTCACCCTCACTCTCTGAGGAGGATTGGTAGTGCACAGAGCGGGGGCGACGGGCATGTCTACCAGTGTGGCGCTTTTCACATTTTGGGGAAGGTGACATTAATTGTACAGCTGGGCTGTCATCTTTTGCTGAATGTGCATGGTCAGTGTCTTTAGATGCTTTAACATGGGCAGAGTGGGCCAGTGGCTTTGACTGGGGGACATGACAGGAAATGGGAGTGCTATGGACAAAACTCCCTGAATGGGCAGTGGCAAAGGGGTTTGAACTGGGGTATGCAATAGTGGCTGTGAATGGTGTTTCCACCTGCCCATTGTCAGTATGATGCACGTGGGTGCAGGGTTGTTTGCACCGCACGTCAGCCTGAGCCTGCTGTCTCTCTACATCTGCCTTAAATGGATTAGTATCAGATAATTTCAGTGACTGAATTTGAATATAACTCGTTGCACTTGCATTTGGCATTTCTCCTTTGCATGAGAAAGGGTTACTCTGTGTCTTATGAACATTTTCGTTTACATCCATTTTTATTTCGTATTCATCCGCTGCAGTCATTGACATAGTTGAATTGGAGTGGCTAGTCACGTCGCTGCGTTTATGTTTACATTCATTCACGTGTACCTGAGCGGAGGCCGCCATGTTGTCTTCTTCGTGATTTATAAAGTACCGGGAAACGTTTATACAGTCTACAATGCCAACATCTCCGGTTTCCTGAGCTATTTTTCCAGTATGCTCACCAAAGTTGCAGTGTAATAACTGTCCCTTCGTGGTCGCCAGTGTTAACCTTTCCTGATGTTATCCTGACCGTAGTCAGAATGTCAGGGGAATTACTTTTATCTTGTGAAGAAACTCCAGGGCCGAAGAACCGTagtgttcttcggggttaactcCCTACCGTTATTAGTATAAAAACACAGGGAGGGTAGCTTCATGGGGCTCCTTTTAACCGGTTTATTGCaccaacacaacgcaacacaaccgCTCCGATTGCCGCCCTGACTGCATACAAAAACTTCTCCCTCTCGCTTCGCCTTCCTATTCCTCAAGCCCCGCCCGCGCATGCGCATAATGCCTCCTAAGGCATATCTTACAACACTACAAGACTTTTGACAATCAGTTCATTTCAAAAGGACTTTATTAATTACAGAATCACATCATATGTGACCATTACAGTAGACAAGAGTAGACAAATccgtaggcctatgtatacatACGAAGCTCCAAACATTTTCCCCGTGGTTTAATGAAGTTGCGTGTGTACTTTGCACCATTAGAGCTTGCAGCCGGCGATGTACGAGCTTAGATCCCTGCCCATGCAGTAATTACGCCAGCCGGACCTGAAGGTacgagaacaggagagaggggagaaataaGTGGAGTGGTGAGAGTCTGACCCAAATCTTTATTCCACCACACCAGACCTTTGGCCTAACACGGTAACTCACAGACTCTGTTTGGCCCACAGTACAGTCACATGCATCAGGTAAATCTgaacacattacataacactggtaacaaaaacaaaaacaacttcgATCTGTGCCTTAGAcctttgtaataataataataaatgcatgATCAATAATGAAATGTTTCGGGCCAATAATCAGGTTTTCAGGTCTAATCTGATTCGTTGTGATTCCTTGAGCTTGTAAGATTCTTATTTACGGTGGCAAGCATAGCCTGGTTCCCCAACAGCCTTGGCAAGACCTAATTAATTACAGTGCATTATGTTACACTTGGCTGACTCTTTCatctaaagtgacttacagttgttcagctacagggtattggtttacagTTCCCTGGATCAATATGGgtttactgtactgtaggtgccttgctcaagggcacctcagccctgAATGAGATGtgggtagggctggactgggacaaacaTACAGCCATgggcattttttgtttgttttagtctGGCCCTGCTCAAATGCCACTGTTGTACTATATCCTGATCGGCTCAGTCCACTTTCTTTATTGAAGATGCACAAGTGGGCCATCACCTCTAGATTGTGGGCCAGGCCCCtcacaaaaaaagaacagcatcggcccctgagaacTAGTGGCCCACTGGGAATATGTCCTATATACCAGATTACCAATCTAGCCCTTGGTGTCTGTGGGTACTGGAGAGCACCCACAAATCCTGCGCCTTGGATCAGGGCTGGCCTGAGCCCGAAAGAAcagcccaggcatttttttttaccataggCCAACCCATCACACAGACCCCTACTTTTCTatggttatgttatattatattgtattatattatattatattatattatattatattatatatatgattatatacatgtatatatattatattagcgCAGTCCACTGTCTACATGagagatggaccaatgggccaccccattaaaattgtgggccggtctctaaggaCAAAACaatctaaaaacaaacaaacaaacaaataaacaaacaagaaacACAAAAGCATTGGCCATTGAGGAATCTCAGCCCACCAGGAaagccagattaccagtccagccctgccttcgATCACAAGACCAATCTTTAACTATGCCCCACATAAACATTCAAACATAAATTCAAACGTAACACTATAAGCCATTCATTCTCACCAGGAACGCAGCCAGGTGTAGTCTCTGACCACACGCTTGGCACATACGATGGCTGGCCTGATGTTGTCTGTTAGCAGgactggaaaaaaaagaataacaggAAGAATATTATGGATGACACAGAATAAACTTTAAGAATGGAAATGTATCTGCAGGCTGCATAATACCTAGTAAGTGGTTAAAAGAcatagaaagaaagtaagaaaaaattaaagaaagaaagataaaaggaaagaagagaataaTCTAAGTCTGCAAAGACACCATGGCGATTGAAACAGCAATGGCCGGCGTTCTGCTCAAACATGAACCTGCAAGTTAAATCCTTCATGAACAACACGTTATGgaatgtcaattcaacacttaatgaGAATGAATTTCAACACTCTTCTCATTGGTCCCACACTCTATCTTCTTGGTCACACACATGCGTGTCTCAGCTGCATTAAATTCCCCCACCTCCACTCACTTTACATTGGGTGATGTCACTTGCGGTCGCCCTGCATTGCGTCTCCGTGGGGCTGCGTTGTGTTGAATGAATGCCATGCCTCCATCGAGGAGTTGAGAAATGTTCAACTTTTGACGGATCAACACAGTGCTCCCTATCGGGCCCTGTGGCATCCACTGTGACCCCACCTCCATCAGACACACCCACCGTCGTGCTGTGACGCACGCATGACGTATGTACGAACCCGCCGTGATgtgagtgttgatttaacactgcactGTTTGGATTTTTGGATTACAGTATACTGTGTGGCTGGTGAGTGTTCATATTTACTGTCACTGATAGGTTAAAGATTTGCAGATTTGCAGATCGcagatattttttttccaaatatttACACCCCAGCTGTGTCCATATGCTTTCACACAGGTGTAGTCATGGAGACAGCTGTGGCATGATGCCAAACTTGGGGTCAAAAGGTCACAAGATTGCCAACATAGTGACCAAGATAAATCATTCTATGTGTCATCAAAGTTGGATTAAGTCCCGTATATTCTAAATGCCTGTGACTTTCTATTTGAACTTTTATTCTGAATCCTCtttagtctcctaaaggggaaGTGTCTCATTCACTCTCCTGGCGGCTCCACCAGTGGAGCGCTTCATTATCGATTAAAAAGAAAACGTCCCTGCCATACTACTACACAAGAGTAGTCCTGGACAAGCTACGGAGTCCTGGACAAGATAGCCAACAAGCTCAGGAAATAGCACAGATGAACAGTGACCAAAAGCAAGAATACATCGATCATAGACATTGACAGCAATGCAAGCAAGCAAGAACACATAGACCACAGATAGACTGTCAATTAAAACAAAGCAGGCAGGCAACAAGCAATTAACAAGAACTCATCAACATATACTGACAGAGATGCAAGCAAGATTATGCAAACCAGAAAAAGACTTTTCTACATTTTCCTACAACATATAaccaccccttcctccctccctctccatccttggTTACtaatattaatgtaatgtaatgtagcagcTGACCTGTGCAGTTGACATGGCAACCGTTCCTTGATAGGGGCGTTTTCCCGTCGTCACACCACCACCTGCTGTTGAGCTGGAAGAGGCCATAATCTGTAGAACCGTCAAAGTTGCCGCTGATGGCCGAAGAGTTATAGTTGGACTCCCACTTGATCAGGCAGATCCCTGGGAACACAGCACAAGGAGATTACTGTATGGCGGGTATGCTGGAATTCTCCACAAGTTGAAATAAAATTCTCTATGTGTTTGAATTCCCTACGAGTTGAAAtgggatatactgtatgcatgcggAATCTCTCGGAACAAAATTCcaacagatgagatgagatgagatgagacaaaTCAATGACTATGATGTGTTGGTCAAATGAGATCAACTGACAGCTAAGGCAAATTAAGATTGccagaaaaatgtgaaaaaaacttcCTGGCCTATCAGAATAGAAAACattctgtaggctactgtaaatgtAAATATTCCATGTCAAATTGCAATTGTATGTACAATCACATCTTCATTACCATGTCAATACTGATAATATTTATCATTAGGCCTGCATGATCAATTAGAAATGAGAAGGTAGTATTATTGCAGCCTCGCATTGAGAAAGATACTCTAAAGCAGGCCTCCAGCCTGGTGAATGAACAGGTAGCGGTAGGTAAGCCTACTTACAGTCGGCCAAGGTGGTCCCGCGATATCCGTCCATACCAGCGTCATTGAGAATGGTGGCGAGCTCACACCTCTGATATACCTTAGCACTGGCTGCTGCCACCAGCAGCAGAAACACTAGACCTCGCAtggctgctgtgtgtatgtgtgagcgagaGTGCTTGCACTGAGCCTGAGTGCCTTGTTAAATCTGCTATTAATACGTTTGGCAGCCTTCAGGAAAGAGAGGATATATGCGGCTTTATTATTATGCTTTCAACTAGGTCAGAACAACTGGCAAGACAACTGCGTTTTGGATGCTTTGTTTGTTATTGTGCATTGTTCTCATTGTTCTAGTTTCAGCGATATGATTTGCGTGCAAGAGAGGTACTGTACATTCCAGTGTGAAAATTAAAAAGCAGATAATTGACAGCTATTGATGTAGCATGCTGTACACATACAGGACAATACTGCATGGCATCCATCATATGGCATCTAGTGTGCAAATATCTGTTCATGGTCAAAGACACCAAACCATTCTGTCTCTTGTGCAAATTGTAAATTAGGGAAATTCTAGCTAAAACCACCAGGGATCATCATGTGGCCTATACTGGCAACCATATCAAATCAGGAAGTTGCGGAGTAATGTCTTCCTATCTGTTTCCGTTTAACTAAATGGGTAATGAAAGCCACTGAAAGAGTACAATAGCAAAAAGGATAAACATCTTTTATTGGAAACTATTGGAAACCCCCACCATCAACCCCCTCCCTGACATCTAATCCGGTTGACTTcagcgggacaggacaggacagcacagggacATGTGTGGTTTAGCATACAGTACACTTTGCTACCTGGTAAACAAAAAGGCTCCTTTATAGGATAACAATatacatgcgcgcgcatgtgtgtgtgtgtgtgtgtgtgtgtgtgtgtgtgtgtgtgtgtgtgtgtgtgtgtgtgtgtgtgtgtgtgtgtgtgtgtgttcgcgctaCGTGTGTAGGGGTTAGGACTAGGATTGTTAGACCTGTTCATGGGCCTTATTCATGTGACTTTGCATCCAGTGGCAGAGACAAACATAGTGTACCCGCAAGCCAAGCCGAGCTGACAACAAACATCTAGGCCTACCAGTGTATCAGTCCCATCGTGCCACAGTTAGGCCTAACCCTTTCATAGGGCCTGCAGAGTTTCCATTACGTATACCATTCTATTCTATAATGCCCATGTCTAACGAATTGTTGATACCAAAATGGTAACAACCATGTCTATTGAACTGTTGATAATCCATTGCTGGTATACAAATGGTAATGAACATGTCTATTAAGCTGTTATATGACAATTAAATGTCATAGCTATACCGTTACGATGTAGGCCTAGCATACGCTTTTAAAGAGAGTCGTATCGCTGGTGATCCCATTTGCTCCAAAGAGCTAAGTCAACACGATAATGTTTTAAAAATACGGAACACAGTTGAGATAAGAACAATTTCACTGAccgtcaggggtgcatttctcgaaaccatagttgctaactatgttagcagcAGCACAGCGCTGAGGTtactgtactgcagtgtttctcaaagtggggcggaagcccccctaggggggcgcggaggtattggaggggggggggcgtgaagtcagaaggtttttcttttttaatacttttctgctttgccattaagtcaacacattcactttacaatcacaatatatgaattaatttattcactaatatgtacagaacatcataggccatatacgtgtatataaggctctaataaactttacgaaggcctatttatttgtattttcgtaaccattttgatcgaggggggcacagacagacatccttcctctgaaggggggaatggcaggaaaagtttgagaaacactgctctactgtatgAGAAATAAAGAGGTGGGAGATCTCCACAGTCATGAGATTTGATAATCTCTTGTAGCCAGACAAGGGGGAAAAATGATCCGTGGTGGGCAATGTTTTTCTAGGAAAAAAAAGCTTAAAAAGGGGTTTAGAATGAGGACTAGCTTGTCTGCCAAGTAATACCAAGTCCTTCAACAGACTTGTGTCCTGCCAAGGAAGGATTAAACAGGGATATCCAGTTTCCAAAGTAAAGGATTGCAGTAGCAGTCTCCTTAATCTCAATATACATATGTGACTTCTTAATGAGGTAGAGGTCCCATATGCATCACAGAACAACAATAGCAAAAGGCTCAAATCAAATGTGCAGTGAATTAAACACAGTGGCAATGACACAGGCTTTGGTCACGCTGAAACTGTCATACAGCTTTTTTATTAATAAGGTTGTGATTGTTTTTCCGCACACCTCAACTGGGTAGTGCATTGAAGATACTGATAAACTTTGAAGACACTGATAAATACTGAAATATTTGTTTTAACCATTAGTTGTCGGATGGAAGAGCGTGACACAGATTCACCtctttatttttggtgttttcTTCATGAGATTTTTTAAAACCAGTCACCCAGAGTTAATGCTCGCACAGCTGACATCAGCATAGAGGTAGCCAACATGTGATAGACCTACCTAAATCGTTCAAATGACTAACAGC carries:
- the LOC134458980 gene encoding lysozyme C-1-like, which translates into the protein MRGLVFLLLVAAASAKVYQRCELATILNDAGMDGYRGTTLADWICLIKWESNYNSSAISGNFDGSTDYGLFQLNSRWWCDDGKTPLSRNGCHVNCTVLLTDNIRPAIVCAKRVVRDYTWLRSWSGWRNYCMGRDLSSYIAGCKL